A window of the Bacillota bacterium genome harbors these coding sequences:
- the mcrC gene encoding 5-methylcytosine-specific restriction endonuclease system specificity protein McrC, whose product MRSDGMVNFIPIQNIYYMLCYAWNVLKYQDIVEVDSLYSNKIMDLFALILENGVSYLIRRGLYRQYITFEEEENIIRGKININKSFKRNLWIKRKMFCEYDELNHNILHNRIIKTTINYLLLYEDLDTGLKNDLKKVHKYFEAIDTIKLNKRIFREVQIHRNNRYYSFILDICELIFNNLLVDEKSGTVKFKDFIRDERQMRYLFENFVRNFYKKELANVRIYRENIKWDVKDGAGMEYLPIMQTDISLEIKDKKLIIDTKYKISAFSYNYNAKKLHSENLYQLFSYIKNIQGKGGIDEKCIGILLYPRTGEDLDLEYLIQGQIIRIKTINLGLEWRQIHKRLTEIAME is encoded by the coding sequence ATGAGAAGTGATGGTATGGTAAATTTTATACCAATACAAAATATTTACTATATGCTGTGCTATGCTTGGAATGTATTGAAATATCAAGACATTGTTGAAGTTGATTCTTTGTATAGCAATAAAATAATGGATTTATTTGCTTTGATCCTAGAAAATGGTGTTAGTTACCTGATAAGAAGAGGGCTTTACAGGCAATATATAACTTTTGAGGAAGAAGAAAATATTATAAGAGGCAAGATTAATATCAATAAGTCCTTTAAAAGAAATTTATGGATAAAGAGAAAAATGTTTTGCGAATATGATGAACTAAACCACAATATCCTTCATAATAGAATTATAAAAACAACAATAAATTATTTATTATTATATGAAGATTTAGATACAGGTTTAAAAAATGATTTAAAAAAAGTTCATAAATACTTTGAAGCCATAGACACGATAAAACTCAATAAAAGAATATTTAGAGAAGTACAAATCCATAGGAATAATCGTTACTATTCTTTTATATTGGATATTTGTGAGCTTATATTCAATAACTTATTGGTTGATGAAAAATCTGGTACTGTAAAATTTAAAGATTTTATTCGTGATGAAAGACAAATGAGATATTTGTTTGAAAACTTCGTTCGGAATTTTTATAAAAAAGAATTGGCGAATGTAAGGATTTACAGGGAAAATATAAAGTGGGATGTAAAAGATGGTGCAGGGATGGAATATTTGCCTATAATGCAGACGGACATTTCTTTAGAAATCAAAGATAAAAAACTTATAATTGATACAAAATATAAAATATCTGCATTTTCCTATAATTATAATGCAAAAAAGCTTCATTCAGAAAACTTATATCAACTTTTTTCTTATATAAAAAATATTCAAGGAAAAGGTGGCATAGACGAAAAGTGTATTGGTATTTTGCTTTATCCTAGGACAGGCGAAGATTTAGACTTAGAATACTTGATTCAAGGACAAATTATTAGAATCAAAACTATTAATCTAGGCCTTGAATGGAGACAAATTCATAAAAGACTAACAGAGATTGCTATGGAATAA
- the rpsI gene encoding 30S ribosomal protein S9: MAQVQYQGTGRRKVAIARVRLLPGNGEIIINKRPMDEYFEMEALRLMVRHPLVSTGVEGKYNVIAKVEGGGLTGQAGAVRHGIARALLQSNPELRHVLKKGGFLTRDPRMKERKKYGLKGARRAPQFSKR, from the coding sequence TTGGCTCAGGTTCAATACCAGGGAACAGGGCGGAGAAAAGTTGCCATAGCCCGCGTTCGGCTTCTGCCGGGTAACGGTGAGATAATCATCAACAAAAGGCCCATGGACGAATATTTTGAAATGGAAGCGCTCAGGTTGATGGTTCGCCATCCTCTGGTTTCCACCGGTGTTGAAGGCAAATACAATGTTATTGCCAAGGTGGAAGGCGGGGGATTGACAGGGCAGGCCGGAGCCGTCCGCCACGGGATAGCCCGAGCTTTGCTGCAGAGCAATCCCGAATTACGGCATGTGTTGAAGAAAGGCGGCTTTCTTACCCGTGATCCGCGGATGAAAGAACGCAAGAAATACGGCCTCAAAGGTGCCCGCCGCGCGCCACAGTTCTCGAAGAGATAA
- the rplM gene encoding 50S ribosomal protein L13 gives MNAKTYMAKPGEVDQKWYIIDVAGKPLGRVASQIAHILRGKHKAIYTPHVDTGDYIIVINADKVALSGKKAVQKVYYRHSGYTGGLKTTSFADLMKRKPERVIYLAVKGMLPHNRLGRAMLKKMKVYRGNEHPHEAQNPQIWNGAGEEKEG, from the coding sequence ATGAATGCCAAGACTTACATGGCAAAACCGGGTGAAGTTGATCAGAAATGGTACATCATCGATGTGGCCGGAAAACCTCTGGGCAGGGTGGCATCCCAGATAGCGCATATTCTCAGAGGAAAACATAAAGCCATCTATACTCCACACGTGGATACCGGAGATTATATCATCGTCATCAACGCCGATAAAGTCGCCCTGTCCGGCAAAAAGGCCGTTCAGAAAGTATATTACCGACATTCCGGATATACAGGGGGACTGAAAACAACCAGTTTTGCAGATTTGATGAAACGAAAACCCGAACGGGTCATCTATCTGGCGGTCAAGGGCATGTTGCCCCACAATCGTCTTGGAAGAGCCATGCTCAAGAAGATGAAAGTATACAGGGGCAATGAACATCCGCACGAGGCCCAGAACCCGCAGATCTGGAACGGGGCGGGAGAGGAAAAGGAGGGGTAG
- the truA gene encoding tRNA pseudouridine(38-40) synthase TruA, whose protein sequence is MENILLRVSYDGTEYGGFQLQRNAVTIQEKLEEALLQIYGVPIRIKCAGRTDAGVHARGQAVNYEAEPLVPVDRIPWALNTKLPREIVVWKAEVVGEGFHAGHDAVSKVYSYTIDTAEFIQVMERRYAWHCPAKLDLQRMEEGCRIIEGRHDFRLFQAAGGKVKDTRRIIYHARTREDRERQIIRILLEGDGFLYKMVRFLAGALVEMGKGDLGAAVLGEALENPSLHSRLGPALPARGVCLEKVNYGNKK, encoded by the coding sequence ATGGAAAACATACTGTTGCGGGTATCCTACGATGGGACAGAATACGGGGGATTTCAACTGCAAAGAAATGCTGTTACCATTCAGGAAAAACTGGAAGAAGCACTCTTGCAGATATATGGTGTGCCGATCAGGATAAAATGTGCGGGACGCACCGATGCCGGGGTTCATGCGCGTGGGCAGGCAGTCAACTACGAGGCGGAACCGCTTGTTCCGGTGGATCGCATACCCTGGGCATTGAATACAAAACTGCCCCGGGAGATCGTCGTCTGGAAAGCGGAAGTGGTCGGGGAGGGTTTTCATGCCGGTCACGATGCGGTAAGCAAGGTATACAGCTACACCATCGATACTGCTGAATTTATCCAAGTGATGGAGCGAAGATATGCATGGCATTGCCCGGCAAAACTGGATTTGCAACGCATGGAAGAAGGTTGCCGCATCATAGAAGGGCGGCATGATTTCAGACTATTTCAGGCTGCGGGCGGCAAGGTCAAGGACACGCGGCGCATCATTTACCATGCCCGGACAAGAGAAGACAGGGAGCGGCAGATCATCCGCATTCTTCTGGAAGGCGATGGTTTCCTTTACAAGATGGTGCGCTTTCTGGCCGGCGCCCTTGTGGAGATGGGAAAGGGTGATCTGGGCGCTGCTGTGCTCGGTGAGGCACTTGAAAATCCCTCCCTGCACTCGCGCCTCGGACCGGCACTTCCGGCCAGAGGAGTCTGCCTGGAAAAAGTAAACTACGGGAACAAAAAATAG
- a CDS encoding energy-coupling factor transporter transmembrane protein EcfT encodes MHRLDPRCKLLALLMFIVAIFMVNKLLLLIPFFLLAVLLHAGSRIPFRFMVRGLKPIIYIIALTLFLHVFFTRGGRVLFRYGPVTIESVGVEMGLFTVFRLILLILFTMLVTLTTTPLALTGGMEYFLRPLKYLKIPVAEIAMILTIALRFIPVLMEESERIIRAQTARGANFKEGHILKRIRFLVPVMIPLFVSAFRRADELAVAMEARCYRVGGTRSSLHEQNFGRNDYVVIVMSALVVAVTVSSRMPAFWS; translated from the coding sequence ATGCACCGCCTGGACCCCAGATGCAAACTTCTGGCGTTGCTGATGTTCATTGTAGCTATCTTCATGGTCAACAAACTGTTGTTGTTGATTCCTTTTTTTCTGCTGGCGGTGCTGCTCCATGCCGGATCGCGTATCCCCTTCAGATTCATGGTGCGTGGCCTGAAGCCGATCATCTATATCATCGCGTTGACGCTTTTTCTCCACGTTTTCTTTACACGCGGGGGGCGGGTGCTGTTTCGCTACGGCCCGGTCACCATCGAATCCGTGGGGGTGGAAATGGGGCTGTTTACGGTTTTTCGCCTCATCCTGCTTATTTTGTTCACCATGCTGGTAACCCTCACGACAACGCCTCTGGCCCTTACCGGGGGAATGGAATATTTTCTCCGCCCCTTGAAATACCTTAAAATCCCCGTGGCTGAAATAGCCATGATCCTGACCATTGCCCTGCGCTTCATTCCTGTTTTGATGGAAGAAAGTGAACGTATAATACGGGCCCAGACAGCCAGGGGAGCAAATTTCAAGGAGGGTCATATTTTAAAAAGGATACGGTTCCTTGTTCCGGTGATGATACCTCTTTTTGTCAGCGCCTTCCGGCGTGCCGACGAACTGGCCGTAGCGATGGAAGCACGCTGTTACAGAGTCGGTGGAACAAGAAGCAGCCTTCATGAACAGAACTTCGGGCGGAACGACTATGTCGTTATCGTCATGTCGGCACTGGTAGTGGCGGTCACCGTTTCAAGCCGTATGCCTGCGTTCTGGTCATAA
- a CDS encoding energy-coupling factor transporter ATPase — MFLKATDLHFKYMPGTPLEVHALKGITLSVARGEFAGIIGSSGAGKTTLLQLLSGLLFPSAGQVIIDGLPTDDDASSMNALRKRLGIMFQHPEQQLFAETVFQDVSFGPMNMGLPREEVGTRVRKALEQVGLDYNRIGDQSPFRLSGGEMRRVALAGIMAMGPEALILDEPTAGLDPRGRKELLGYIENLHRQGMTVIMVSHRLEDIVDHARKIFVLHEGKLVLHGEREKVFADRSCLKNYGLDLPPVTLLMHQLRDGGRDVRTDIFSLEDACREIEAKLKGGGGD; from the coding sequence ATGTTCTTGAAAGCAACCGATCTGCACTTCAAATACATGCCAGGCACACCGTTAGAGGTTCATGCCTTGAAAGGAATCACTCTCTCCGTGGCGCGCGGCGAGTTTGCCGGAATAATCGGTTCTTCGGGAGCCGGCAAGACAACGCTGCTGCAGCTTCTATCCGGATTGCTGTTTCCTTCCGCGGGGCAGGTGATCATCGATGGATTGCCCACGGATGATGATGCTTCATCAATGAATGCATTGCGCAAGCGCCTGGGGATAATGTTTCAACATCCCGAACAGCAACTTTTTGCCGAAACAGTTTTTCAGGATGTATCTTTCGGCCCAATGAATATGGGACTGCCCCGGGAAGAAGTTGGCACCCGGGTAAGAAAAGCGCTGGAGCAGGTCGGGCTGGATTATAACCGGATCGGGGACCAGTCGCCTTTCAGGTTGAGCGGGGGGGAGATGCGCCGGGTTGCCCTGGCCGGAATCATGGCCATGGGGCCGGAAGCCTTGATACTGGATGAACCGACCGCCGGCCTTGATCCCCGTGGGCGGAAAGAATTGCTGGGCTACATCGAAAACCTTCATCGGCAGGGAATGACCGTGATAATGGTTTCACATCGTCTCGAAGATATCGTCGATCATGCACGGAAGATCTTTGTTTTGCATGAGGGGAAACTGGTTTTGCATGGGGAGCGGGAGAAGGTCTTTGCCGACCGCTCGTGCCTGAAAAACTACGGATTGGATCTGCCCCCGGTGACCCTGTTGATGCATCAGCTCCGGGACGGGGGGCGGGATGTCAGAACGGATATCTTCTCCCTTGAGGATGCCTGCAGGGAGATCGAGGCCAAATTGAAGGGAGGCGGCGGGGATTGA
- a CDS encoding energy-coupling factor transporter ATPase — MVSIIAAEGLVFDYETSSGIVNALKGIDVEIHRGEYVAIIGPNGSGKSTLIKHFNALLTPTGGKVRVGDFSVENGNDVQLIRKNCGMVFQNPDNQIVATTVEEDVAFGPENLGIPSSEIRERVKEAMSAAGIAHLAKLAPHLLSGGEKQRVAIAGALAMRPSCLLLDEPTSLLDPRGQREIMGLLARLNEEKNMTIIHVTHSMEEAAEAARVMVMFDGLIVQEGPPGEVLGMSDRLKGWGLEAPVAATMAQRLRSAGFEVPSGVIRNDQLVEFLCS, encoded by the coding sequence TTGGTTTCAATAATTGCTGCTGAAGGGCTCGTATTCGATTACGAGACCTCGTCCGGAATCGTAAATGCTTTGAAAGGGATAGATGTTGAGATCCACAGGGGCGAATATGTGGCCATTATCGGGCCCAACGGTTCCGGCAAGTCAACGCTTATCAAACATTTCAATGCTTTGCTGACCCCTACCGGCGGGAAAGTCCGTGTAGGGGATTTTTCTGTGGAAAACGGCAATGATGTACAGCTCATCAGGAAGAATTGCGGAATGGTATTTCAAAATCCTGATAACCAGATTGTCGCCACAACCGTGGAAGAAGACGTTGCTTTCGGCCCCGAAAACCTGGGCATTCCCTCATCGGAAATCCGGGAAAGAGTAAAGGAAGCCATGTCTGCGGCGGGCATTGCCCACCTTGCGAAACTGGCGCCGCATCTTCTTTCGGGGGGAGAGAAACAGCGCGTTGCCATTGCAGGAGCCCTGGCCATGCGCCCTTCATGTCTTCTTCTTGATGAACCGACATCGCTCCTGGACCCCCGGGGGCAACGGGAAATCATGGGCCTTCTGGCCAGGTTGAACGAAGAAAAAAATATGACCATCATCCATGTCACCCATTCGATGGAGGAGGCGGCCGAAGCCGCCCGTGTCATGGTGATGTTTGATGGCCTGATCGTGCAGGAAGGTCCTCCGGGGGAGGTCCTGGGAATGTCTGATCGTTTGAAAGGGTGGGGGCTTGAAGCCCCGGTCGCGGCCACCATGGCGCAACGGCTCCGATCTGCAGGATTTGAAGTGCCTTCCGGGGTAATACGCAACGACCAGCTGGTGGAATTCTTATGTTCTTGA
- the rplQ gene encoding 50S ribosomal protein L17 produces MPRKRKMGRKIGPRRALLRNQVTSLLKIERMETTEAKAREVKRLTDRMITLAKRGDLHARRQALAFLMDEDVVTKLFEKIGPRMEERNGGYTRMTKLYYRRGDGASMVLLELTS; encoded by the coding sequence ATGCCACGGAAGCGAAAAATGGGGAGAAAGATCGGCCCGCGCCGAGCCCTGTTGAGGAATCAGGTTACTTCTTTGTTGAAAATCGAAAGAATGGAAACAACAGAAGCCAAGGCCCGGGAAGTAAAACGGTTGACCGACAGGATGATTACCCTGGCCAAACGCGGGGATCTTCATGCCCGCAGACAGGCGCTTGCTTTTCTTATGGATGAGGATGTAGTGACCAAACTTTTTGAAAAAATCGGCCCTCGCATGGAGGAGAGAAACGGCGGCTATACCAGGATGACCAAATTATATTATCGTCGCGGCGACGGGGCTTCAATGGTTTTGTTGGAGCTGACCAGTTAA
- a CDS encoding DNA-directed RNA polymerase subunit alpha — MIEIEQKAKIDLVEVKDEDNGNYGKFIIEPLERGYGTTLGVALRRILLSSLKGAAVTSIKIDNVLHEFSTIEGVVEDTVEIVLRLKDLCMKVSSDEPQVLMIEETGPKEIRAGDITVPSDVEILNPEMLIATLSKGAELNMEINVANGRGYVPADQNKHPQQPIGVIPLDSFFSPIRKVNYAVEDTRVGQKTDYDRLTLEVWTDGSVSAEESISLAAKILNTHLNIFINLTEKTDEVEIIADEEEEGKDKDLGLTIEELDLSVRSFNCLKRAGINVVGELIEKTEDDLMKVRNLGKKSLEEITNKLAEYDLALREKEEDES, encoded by the coding sequence ATGATTGAGATCGAGCAGAAAGCAAAGATTGACCTGGTTGAAGTCAAGGATGAAGACAATGGTAACTATGGCAAGTTTATCATTGAACCGCTGGAAAGAGGTTATGGGACCACCTTGGGGGTTGCTTTGAGGAGGATACTGCTTTCATCCCTGAAAGGGGCCGCCGTCACCAGTATCAAGATAGACAATGTCCTCCACGAATTTTCAACGATAGAGGGTGTTGTGGAAGATACGGTGGAGATTGTCCTTCGCTTGAAGGATCTGTGTATGAAAGTCTCTTCAGACGAACCGCAGGTGCTGATGATCGAGGAGACTGGTCCCAAGGAGATCAGGGCCGGTGACATAACCGTTCCGTCCGACGTGGAGATATTGAATCCGGAGATGTTGATTGCCACTCTTTCCAAGGGGGCTGAACTCAACATGGAAATAAATGTGGCCAATGGCCGCGGTTATGTACCCGCGGATCAGAACAAGCACCCGCAGCAACCCATAGGTGTTATACCGTTGGATTCTTTCTTTTCGCCCATCCGTAAAGTAAATTACGCTGTCGAGGATACGCGGGTCGGGCAGAAGACGGATTACGATCGGCTGACCCTGGAAGTATGGACGGATGGAAGCGTCAGCGCGGAAGAATCGATCAGCCTGGCGGCAAAAATACTTAATACGCACCTGAACATCTTTATCAATCTGACCGAAAAAACCGATGAAGTGGAAATCATTGCCGATGAGGAAGAAGAAGGGAAAGATAAGGATCTGGGGCTGACAATCGAGGAACTTGATCTTTCGGTTCGCTCATTTAACTGCCTCAAGAGGGCGGGTATCAATGTAGTCGGGGAGCTTATAGAAAAAACCGAGGATGATTTGATGAAAGTCCGCAACCTGGGCAAGAAATCTCTGGAAGAGATCACCAACAAATTGGCCGAGTATGATCTTGCCCTGCGGGAGAAGGAAGAAGACGAGAGTTAG
- the rpsD gene encoding 30S ribosomal protein S4, translating into MARYTQSVCRLCRREGVKLFLKGERCYTDKCAFTRHAYPPGQHGQGRGKVSEYGLQLREKQKARRIYGVLEGQFRRYFAEADRRRGVTGEILLQILESRLDNTVFRMGLARSRSEARQLVRHGHFEVNGRKVDIPSYQTKAGDEIAVREKSKGKKIFQYIKEVGEQVGIVEWLEADIENLRGKVLRVPARDEIDIPISEHLIVEMYSRL; encoded by the coding sequence ATGGCACGATACACTCAGTCTGTTTGCCGGCTATGCCGCAGGGAAGGCGTAAAATTATTTTTAAAGGGAGAGCGTTGTTACACGGACAAATGTGCCTTTACCAGGCATGCTTACCCGCCCGGACAGCACGGGCAGGGGAGGGGAAAGGTATCCGAATACGGATTGCAGTTGAGGGAGAAGCAGAAAGCCCGGCGTATCTATGGTGTTCTTGAGGGTCAATTCAGAAGGTACTTTGCCGAGGCAGACCGGAGAAGAGGGGTTACCGGCGAGATATTATTGCAAATTTTGGAGAGCCGCCTTGATAATACCGTCTTTCGCATGGGGCTGGCCAGATCGCGTTCCGAAGCAAGGCAGCTGGTCAGGCATGGCCACTTTGAGGTGAATGGCCGCAAAGTTGATATACCGTCCTATCAGACCAAGGCCGGGGATGAGATTGCCGTCCGGGAAAAAAGCAAGGGCAAGAAAATTTTTCAGTATATCAAGGAAGTCGGCGAGCAGGTAGGGATAGTCGAATGGCTTGAAGCTGATATTGAAAATTTGCGGGGGAAAGTACTGCGGGTTCCTGCCCGTGACGAGATAGATATTCCTATTTCCGAACACTTGATAGTGGAGATGTATTCCAGGTTGTAA
- the rpsK gene encoding 30S ribosomal protein S11, with the protein MKRTRGARVRRKERKNVERGIAHIKSTFNNTIISISDMQGNCICWSSAGNSGFKGSRKSTPFAAQVAADAAAREAMEHGMKHIEVYVKGPGSGREAAIRSLQAAGLEVNVIKDCTPIPHNGCRPPKRRRV; encoded by the coding sequence TTGAAGCGAACAAGGGGAGCCCGCGTTAGACGGAAAGAGAGAAAAAATGTAGAACGCGGTATTGCTCACATAAAATCAACGTTCAACAATACAATCATATCCATAAGCGATATGCAGGGCAATTGTATCTGCTGGTCCAGTGCCGGCAATTCGGGATTCAAGGGATCTCGCAAATCGACGCCTTTTGCGGCACAGGTTGCCGCGGATGCAGCGGCCAGGGAAGCCATGGAACATGGTATGAAACATATCGAGGTATATGTCAAGGGCCCTGGTTCCGGCAGGGAAGCAGCGATCCGTTCTCTCCAGGCAGCGGGGTTGGAGGTAAATGTAATCAAAGATTGTACACCTATACCCCATAACGGATGCCGCCCGCCCAAAAGACGAAGGGTTTAA
- the rpsM gene encoding 30S ribosomal protein S13 — protein MARIAGVDLPRDKRVCIALTHIYGIGRNRALEAVQESNIDLQKRVRDLTEEEANRLRDYIGKNYQVEGDLRRVVSMNIKRLVEINCYRGIRHRRGLPVRGQTTKNNARTRKGPRRTVGVHRR, from the coding sequence TTGGCCAGGATAGCAGGGGTAGATTTGCCGCGAGACAAGAGAGTTTGTATCGCCTTGACTCATATATACGGTATAGGTAGAAACAGAGCTCTTGAAGCGGTTCAGGAATCAAATATCGATCTACAGAAACGGGTCAGGGATCTGACGGAGGAGGAGGCAAACCGCCTGCGGGATTATATCGGCAAGAATTACCAGGTTGAGGGTGATCTGCGTCGTGTAGTCTCCATGAACATCAAAAGACTTGTAGAGATCAATTGTTACCGGGGAATCCGTCATCGCCGGGGGTTGCCGGTCAGGGGGCAGACAACAAAAAACAATGCGCGTACACGTAAAGGCCCGCGGAGAACGGTAGGTGTTCACCGCAGGTAA
- the rpmJ gene encoding 50S ribosomal protein L36: MKVRPSVKRICEKCKIIRRKGKVMVICENPKHKQRQG, from the coding sequence ATGAAAGTCAGGCCTTCGGTCAAGCGGATTTGTGAGAAATGTAAAATAATCCGTCGCAAGGGGAAAGTAATGGTCATCTGTGAAAATCCCAAACACAAGCAGCGCCAGGGATGA
- the infA gene encoding translation initiation factor IF-1 → MTKKKGVIELEGTVVEPLPNAMFKVELANGHMVLAHVSGKIRMNFIRILSGDRVLLELSPYDLTRGRITYRYK, encoded by the coding sequence ATGACCAAAAAGAAGGGGGTCATAGAACTCGAAGGCACGGTAGTTGAGCCTTTGCCCAATGCCATGTTCAAGGTAGAGCTTGCCAACGGGCACATGGTCCTGGCTCATGTTTCCGGAAAAATACGTATGAATTTCATCCGTATTCTCTCCGGTGACAGGGTACTGCTCGAGTTATCTCCTTATGACCTTACGCGGGGACGCATCACATATCGTTACAAGTAG
- a CDS encoding RNA-binding protein, with protein sequence MGEIRPGQLVCSLAGRDRGKYYFVWRRVDSRYVLVVDGRGKTLSSAKKKNLIHLQKHNFVSSAFVEGINSGKITDSLISRYLKEAIAGKEE encoded by the coding sequence GTGGGGGAGATAAGGCCGGGGCAACTGGTATGTTCATTGGCCGGGAGGGATCGGGGCAAATATTATTTTGTGTGGAGAAGGGTTGATAGCAGATATGTGCTGGTTGTTGACGGCCGGGGCAAGACCCTGAGTTCGGCCAAGAAAAAGAACCTGATTCATTTGCAGAAGCATAATTTTGTTTCGTCAGCTTTTGTAGAGGGAATCAACTCGGGGAAAATAACCGACAGTCTGATCAGCCGTTATCTCAAAGAAGCAATCGCAGGAAAGGAAGAGTAA
- the map gene encoding type I methionyl aminopeptidase, which produces MIISKTREELDIMREAGRIVARVLQAMKAMAVPGVETAELDQRAREIIKEAGAEPAFLGYRGFPASICTSINEELVHGIPGTRKLKEGDILSVDAGARFRGYHGDAAVTLPVGKINKAARRLVRVTEGALEKAIEQMRIGNHLSDVSHAIQSYVESFGFSVVRNYVGHGIGTRMHEPPEVPNFGLPGRGPRLREGMVLAIEPMVNIGSWEVEVLADQWTVVTADRSLCAHFEHSVAITSAGPEILTLL; this is translated from the coding sequence ATGATTATCAGTAAAACCAGGGAAGAACTGGACATAATGCGTGAAGCCGGGAGGATCGTGGCCCGGGTTCTGCAAGCCATGAAAGCAATGGCAGTTCCCGGTGTGGAGACGGCTGAATTGGATCAGCGGGCCCGGGAAATCATCAAGGAAGCGGGAGCAGAACCGGCATTTCTGGGTTACAGGGGGTTTCCGGCCAGTATCTGTACCAGCATCAACGAGGAGTTGGTACATGGGATTCCCGGAACCAGGAAATTGAAAGAAGGCGATATTTTAAGTGTCGATGCCGGGGCAAGATTTCGGGGTTACCATGGTGATGCGGCGGTTACCCTTCCCGTGGGAAAAATAAACAAGGCTGCCCGCCGCCTGGTCAGGGTAACCGAGGGGGCACTTGAAAAAGCTATCGAGCAGATGCGCATTGGAAACCATCTATCGGATGTTTCTCATGCCATCCAATCCTATGTGGAAAGTTTCGGATTCTCGGTGGTGAGGAATTATGTCGGTCATGGAATCGGTACCCGGATGCATGAGCCACCGGAGGTGCCCAATTTCGGACTTCCGGGCAGGGGCCCCCGGCTGAGGGAAGGGATGGTTCTGGCCATTGAACCGATGGTCAACATCGGTTCCTGGGAGGTGGAGGTACTTGCCGACCAATGGACGGTAGTAACAGCGGACCGTAGCCTGTGTGCTCATTTCGAGCATTCGGTTGCTATCACCTCCGCCGGCCCGGAAATTTTAACTTTGCTTTAG